The following are encoded together in the Montipora foliosa isolate CH-2021 chromosome 12, ASM3666993v2, whole genome shotgun sequence genome:
- the LOC137979568 gene encoding GFP-like fluorescent chromoprotein FP538, whose translation MALPKEMKLTYHMEGNVNGHFFIIKGEGVGEPHEGTHTIQLQVVEGSPLPFSPDILSTVFQYGNRCFTKYPPNIVDYFKNSCSGGGYTFGRSFLYEDGAVCTASGDITLSADKKGFEHKSKFLGVNFPADGPVMKKETTNWEPSCEKMTPNGMTLIGDVTGFLLKKDGKRYKCQFHTFHDAKQKSKNMPMPDFHFVQHKIERKDLTGPMQTWQLTEHAAACKNCFTE comes from the exons ATG GCTCTACCGAAGGAGATGAAACTGACGTACCACATGGAGGGGAATGTTAATGGGCATTTCTTTATAATCAAGGGCGAAGGCGTTGGAGAGCCTCACGA AGGGACACATACTATTCAGCTGCAAGTGGTTGAAGGGAGTCCACTGCCATTCTCCCCTGACATATTGTCGACTGTGTTTCAATACGGAAACAGGTGCTTCACTAAATATCCCCCCAACATAGTTGACTATTTCAAGAACTCATGTTCTGGTGGAGGATATACATTTGGAAGGTCTTTTCTCTATGAAGATGGAGCAGTTTGCACAGCCAGTGGAGATATAACATTGAG CGCTGATAAGAAAGGCTTTGAACACAAATCCAAGTTTCTTGGAGTCAACTTTCCTGCTGATGGACCTGTGATGAAAAAGGAGACGACTAATTGGGAGCCATCCTGCGAGAAAATGACACCTAATGGGATGACATTGATAGGGGATGTCACTGGGTTCCTTCTGAAGAAAGATGGTAAACGTTACAAGTGCCAGTTCCACACATTTCACGA TGCAAAGCAGAAGTCGAAAAACATGCCAATGCCAGACTTCCACTTCGTGCAACATAAGATAGAAAGGAAAGACCTGACCGGTCCTATGCAGACATGGCAACTGACAGAACATGCTGCTGCATGTAAAAACTGTTTCACTGAGTGA